The genomic window TAGGCAGGGCTGTTACCCTCTACAACAGAGGGGTCATGACTTTGTTGCCACGTATGCCAGGCCGGGTCTTGGGTTACGCCTAAAAACTGATGGAGATTATAGGATTGTGGAGGAGCTGCGGAGTCCAGGCCCAGCATGATGCCAGCACTATTGTTAATGTGGTGACAAATCCCCAGCCGATCGGTGAAAATCAGGCCCTCCCAAGACAGGGCAAATAACCCTTGCAACGAGGGCGCTAAGGAAACACCCGTCTCAAAGACTGAGTTTTGATTATCCAGGTTGGGGGGATACATTGACCTTTAGAAACCGCGCCTCACAAAACAGATCGGCATTGCATCGGTTAATTTAACTATAAATTTGTTTATCGGGGTGTCAGCCTTTGTGTCTTAGCCCGTAATAAGTCTTTGAAATGGGTAACGCAACCAGTGGAGCCGGGGATGTCCCTAATCTACTACGGTTTGATGTTCCGTTTTGTGGACAGGATCGGCGGTTGTCTCTTCCTCCAGGCCACTGAGGCAGGCCGCAGCCAAGAGGAGAAAAGGAGTCCCAGGGATCAGGGGTAGAATAATGCCAATAATCCCAATTAGACCAAACAGGATCCCTAAAACCATCCGAGCCGAATTTTGAACGTGTTTCATAGGTCAGGCAAAGTGAATCGCTCCAGTAACTACTTCTTATATTGTCCAATGCCTGTCAAGTCGGCTGAGCAAAAACCGCACAGAATAGACCACCGGAAAGAAACTAGATCCTTGGC from Pseudocalidococcus azoricus BACA0444 includes these protein-coding regions:
- a CDS encoding DUF454 family protein encodes the protein MKHVQNSARMVLGILFGLIGIIGIILPLIPGTPFLLLAAACLSGLEEETTADPVHKTEHQTVVD